One genomic segment of Drosophila melanogaster chromosome 3R includes these proteins:
- the ImpE3 gene encoding Ecdysone-inducible gene E3 has translation MRSGLTVRPMLVVLLVGHLVDPVAPANLLTSYLPASMQALAYYIDLLQYEPLSSTTVEPPFSADEEGMESTTANPRPSTPLPTRMRTTTTRRPIGAGASGSGGMGWWQPPSWWETPKRSSTTERPTSPPTVPHRPAIFAPTAPPEKSLEGNDLFAEIKDDSDFDTLPLSLIRDIQSERYDFTNDVESLDNFLRLYDDNYGRAAFGSESAMDRWSTASIAGKKRVPPTKPYVDFLLVYDLLKRDAKAASLSKYEGYSENLLVELHALSQVSAARQLYTLFKRMLDRGDIQRSDVVARVQGIAKDLGNPKSPTSKALTFIPSMQFLP, from the coding sequence AGTGGCGCCGGCTAACCTACTGACTAGCTATCTGCCCGCCTCCATGCAGGCCTTGGCATACTATATTGACCTGCTGCAGTACGAGCCACTATCAAGCACAACAGTGGAGCCTCCTTTCAGTGCGGATGAAGAAGGTATGGAATCCACCACTGCAAATCCGCGCCCATCCACACCGTTGCCCACGAGGATGAGAACCACTACCACAAGGCGACCGATTGGAGCAGGTGCGTCTGGATCTGGTGGCATGGGCTGGTGGCAGCCGCCAAGTTGGTGGGAAACGCCGAAGAGATCATCCACAACCGAGAGACCCACATCGCCACCCACTGTGCCGCACCGTCCGGCAATTTTTGCACCAACTGCGCCGCCGGAAAAGTCCCTTGAGGGCAACGATCTATTTGCAGAAATCAAAGATGATAGCGACTTTGATACCCTGCCTTTGTCTTTGATCCGTGATATTCAAAGCGAGCGCTACGACTTTACCAACGATGTGGAGTCACTGGATAACTTTTTGCGCCTCTACGACGATAACTACGGAAGGGCCGCTTTCGGTTCTGAGTCCGCGATGGATCGATGGAGCACCGCCTCGATCGCAGGCAAAAAGAGAGTTCCTCCCACTAAGCCCTATGTGGATTTCCTGCTGGTTTACGATCTGCTAAAGCGCGATGCTAAGGCGGCGAGTCTGAGCAAGTACGAGGGATATTCCGAGAATCTGCTGGTGGAGCTGCATGCCTTGTCACAGGTTTCGGCGGCCAGGCAATTGTATACTCTATTTAAAAGGATGTTGGACCGGGGCGATATCCAGCGCAGTGACGTGGTGGCCCGCGTGCAGGGAATCGCCAAAGATCTGGGGAATCCCAAAAGCCCCACTTCCAAGGCATTGACTTTTATTCCCAGCATGCAGTTTTTACCTTAA